The proteins below come from a single Williamwhitmania taraxaci genomic window:
- a CDS encoding RelA/SpoT family protein: MTPEERPREHKQVIYRFKALLKSGMHILDNKDIQRIKEAYKLAAEVHKDMRRSSGEPYLFHPVAVARIVLEEIGLGATSVIAALLHDTTRFGGLTLAEIEQRFGKDVSAIVAGLNRIAEINHSKDADQSENYRNLIISISEDIRVILIKLADRLEIMRSLNHFTKEQQASKARETFNLYAPLAHKLGLYKVKSEMEDLSMKFTENEAYKSIIKKLRNTTVARNKFIREFMEPIEEKLNLQGLNFEIKGRTKSVYSIWKKIQKQNVPFEKIYDVFAIRIILDTPKDKEKTECWRVYSTVTDKYIPNPSRLRDWVSVPKSTGYESLHTTVVGPDGRWVEVQIRSKRMDEIAERGLAAHWRYKGIRQEAGIDEWLSQIRDIIETPDISPEEMVNSFKLNLHSQEIFIFTPTGDLKKLPVGATVLDFAFDIHSQVGYHCMGAKVNQKNATIREELKNGDLVEIITSKNQKPKKDWLNFVVTSKAKSKIKQSLKENEMQVADLGKEMLARRLKNWKMTLDDTTVSLLIKHYKLKDATVLYSSIFHEKIELSDIKLVLLGDKQPEQAEPQKRVVEHRVTKFDDYLIIDERLDNVDYRLAKCCNPIPGDEVFGFVTIGEGIKIHRNTCPNADRLRDKYGYRIMKAKWREQTESGAFQVTIKIVGYDELGIVNRISEIVSKEMKLNMRAISIESKGNSFVGILKVLIEHTNQLGNLLSKLQKTAGIQRAIRVNR; this comes from the coding sequence ATGACGCCCGAAGAAAGACCCAGAGAGCACAAACAGGTTATTTACCGATTTAAAGCACTGCTTAAATCCGGCATGCATATCCTTGACAATAAGGACATTCAGCGCATAAAGGAGGCCTACAAATTGGCAGCGGAGGTCCACAAGGATATGCGTCGATCGTCGGGTGAGCCATACCTATTTCACCCTGTGGCCGTAGCTCGAATTGTGCTTGAGGAGATTGGTCTTGGGGCCACATCAGTGATTGCAGCGCTCCTTCACGACACCACACGGTTCGGTGGGCTTACCCTAGCCGAGATAGAGCAACGATTCGGCAAAGATGTTTCGGCCATTGTTGCCGGATTGAACCGTATTGCTGAGATTAACCATTCAAAGGATGCCGACCAAAGCGAGAATTACCGAAACCTGATCATCTCCATTTCGGAAGATATACGTGTAATCCTGATTAAGCTGGCCGACAGACTTGAAATTATGCGGTCGCTTAATCACTTTACAAAAGAACAACAGGCATCAAAAGCAAGAGAGACGTTTAACCTCTACGCCCCATTAGCCCATAAACTAGGTCTCTACAAGGTGAAGAGTGAGATGGAAGACCTCTCCATGAAGTTTACCGAAAACGAGGCTTACAAGAGCATAATAAAGAAACTTCGAAACACTACAGTAGCCCGTAATAAGTTTATTCGGGAGTTCATGGAACCTATCGAAGAGAAGCTGAACCTTCAGGGTCTCAACTTCGAAATAAAAGGACGAACAAAATCGGTATATTCCATTTGGAAGAAGATACAGAAACAAAATGTTCCTTTCGAAAAGATTTATGACGTATTTGCCATTCGCATTATCCTAGATACACCAAAGGATAAAGAGAAGACCGAATGTTGGAGAGTGTATTCCACGGTTACCGATAAGTATATTCCCAACCCCAGCCGATTGCGCGATTGGGTTTCAGTGCCAAAGTCTACAGGCTATGAATCGCTGCACACCACCGTTGTAGGCCCCGATGGCCGTTGGGTGGAGGTGCAAATCCGCTCCAAACGCATGGATGAGATTGCCGAGCGTGGCCTAGCGGCTCACTGGCGATATAAGGGCATTAGGCAGGAGGCTGGTATCGATGAATGGCTTTCGCAAATTCGCGATATTATCGAGACTCCCGACATCTCGCCCGAGGAGATGGTGAACTCCTTTAAGCTAAACCTACACAGCCAAGAGATTTTCATCTTTACCCCTACCGGCGACTTAAAGAAACTCCCGGTTGGCGCCACGGTGCTCGATTTTGCCTTTGATATTCACAGCCAAGTGGGATACCACTGTATGGGGGCCAAGGTTAACCAAAAGAATGCAACGATCCGAGAGGAACTCAAAAACGGAGACCTGGTAGAGATCATTACCTCTAAGAATCAGAAACCTAAAAAGGATTGGCTAAACTTTGTTGTAACCTCCAAGGCAAAATCAAAGATCAAGCAGAGCCTCAAGGAGAATGAGATGCAGGTTGCAGATCTTGGCAAGGAGATGCTCGCTCGTCGTCTGAAAAACTGGAAAATGACTTTGGACGATACCACCGTCTCGTTGCTCATTAAACACTATAAACTTAAGGATGCAACAGTTCTCTATTCATCCATCTTTCATGAAAAAATTGAGCTTTCGGATATTAAGCTTGTACTGCTGGGTGACAAGCAACCAGAACAAGCCGAACCTCAAAAGCGAGTTGTTGAGCACAGAGTTACTAAATTTGATGATTACCTTATCATTGATGAGCGATTGGATAATGTAGACTATCGCCTGGCCAAATGCTGTAACCCAATTCCTGGTGATGAGGTATTTGGATTTGTTACCATTGGTGAAGGAATTAAGATTCACCGAAACACCTGCCCCAACGCCGATAGGCTTAGAGATAAGTACGGATACCGCATTATGAAGGCCAAATGGCGCGAGCAAACAGAATCGGGAGCTTTTCAAGTAACCATTAAAATTGTGGGCTACGACGAGCTAGGGATCGTTAATAGGATCTCGGAGATTGTCTCGAAGGAGATGAAACTCAACATGCGCGCTATTTCCATAGAATCCAAGGGAAATAGTTTTGTTGGCATACTTAAAGTGCTCATTGAACACACAAACCAACTCGGAAACCTATTGAGCAAACTTCAGAAAACAGCTGGAATACAGAGGGCTATTCGGGTGAATCGTTAA
- a CDS encoding TonB-dependent receptor plug domain-containing protein, whose translation MLLSIFLVGVLALPSDIPPVTSTIEDTITLKEVVISSKLKRFSAGLSVKIISPIDIKQSRSLLLSDMLASQPGLVVNSYGPGATSSISLRGLNASHTAVLWNGVNLQSSMNSGVNFGNIPTFFVDQIAVQQGGNGALFGSGAIGGVIHLDNQLAFGNGNSGELFQSVGSYGLSYSAIKHTYGGEKFAISSRLFYSEAQNNYEFRNTTKMGKPIVNQTNANYRKAGIMETASFLVSPADRLVVALWAQDGYNAYPAMMSTASSNQNDYSSFFRATSQWRANRTSYDFNIKAALFNDWQAYRNIPVERSNHHSTNGQVEGEFIYRMSQSHVLEAGINTAYERVRSTNYSEPKERLRPAATLGYRFRTEDGGIEAFAGAREEIIDGESTPITWSVGGQFRLMTGLYMRANVSRNYRVPSFNDLYWGNGWGNPNLKPENGLGEEVGLDYVYTGNGNLISIKISAFNNNVDNWIIWLPNSSGTWRPQNYNEVWSRGVESSLTLKKRLERFTIGADLSGAITYTTNEKDAIQATEGKQLPYVPKYKYGFSAFIDFDWLRLKYTQGYTGRRYDVADHSSQINPFSIASLSVETNYKLNSYEIRGFARIDNLWNEEYVVMQNYGMPMRTYQLGIVLSFGK comes from the coding sequence ATGTTGTTGAGTATTTTTCTTGTTGGAGTCTTAGCTCTCCCCAGCGATATCCCTCCTGTGACAAGCACAATTGAGGATACCATCACCCTTAAAGAAGTGGTGATTAGCTCCAAGTTGAAGCGCTTTTCTGCTGGTCTCTCCGTAAAAATAATTTCGCCCATAGATATTAAGCAAAGCCGGAGCTTGCTCCTTTCCGATATGCTTGCCAGTCAGCCCGGCCTTGTGGTAAATAGTTATGGTCCTGGAGCCACTTCTTCTATTTCTCTTCGGGGTTTGAATGCCTCGCATACCGCTGTGCTTTGGAATGGTGTTAACCTTCAAAGTAGCATGAATTCCGGCGTTAACTTTGGCAATATCCCTACTTTCTTTGTCGATCAAATTGCCGTGCAGCAAGGTGGCAACGGCGCACTCTTTGGCAGTGGTGCCATAGGCGGCGTAATCCACCTCGATAACCAGCTGGCCTTTGGCAATGGAAATAGCGGAGAGCTATTTCAGTCGGTGGGCAGCTACGGGTTGTCGTATTCCGCTATTAAGCATACCTATGGTGGCGAAAAGTTTGCCATTTCATCGCGGCTATTTTACAGTGAGGCTCAAAACAACTACGAGTTTAGGAACACAACTAAAATGGGTAAGCCCATTGTGAACCAGACCAATGCCAACTATCGTAAGGCAGGCATCATGGAAACCGCCTCATTCCTCGTTTCGCCAGCCGACAGGCTTGTTGTGGCGCTTTGGGCGCAGGATGGTTATAACGCTTATCCAGCTATGATGAGCACGGCATCGAGCAATCAGAATGATTACAGCAGCTTTTTTCGGGCAACATCGCAATGGCGCGCCAATAGAACGAGCTATGATTTTAATATTAAGGCTGCTCTCTTCAACGATTGGCAGGCTTACCGGAATATTCCGGTGGAGCGATCGAATCACCACTCAACCAACGGACAGGTGGAAGGAGAGTTCATCTATCGAATGTCGCAGAGCCACGTGCTTGAAGCAGGTATAAATACGGCCTATGAGCGCGTTCGTTCTACCAATTATTCTGAACCTAAGGAACGGTTAAGACCAGCAGCCACGCTGGGTTATCGGTTTAGAACTGAGGATGGCGGTATCGAAGCCTTTGCAGGTGCGCGCGAGGAGATAATTGATGGAGAGTCTACACCCATTACCTGGTCGGTTGGTGGTCAGTTTCGGTTAATGACTGGGCTATACATGCGTGCAAATGTCTCTAGAAATTACAGGGTGCCCTCTTTCAACGACCTTTACTGGGGAAATGGTTGGGGGAATCCAAACCTTAAGCCTGAAAATGGTTTAGGAGAAGAAGTTGGACTCGATTACGTTTACACTGGAAATGGAAATCTTATATCAATAAAGATTAGTGCTTTCAATAATAATGTAGACAACTGGATTATTTGGCTTCCTAATTCTTCTGGAACTTGGAGACCTCAAAACTACAACGAAGTTTGGTCTAGAGGTGTAGAGAGTTCGTTAACCTTAAAGAAGCGCTTGGAAAGGTTCACTATTGGAGCCGATTTGTCGGGTGCTATTACCTACACCACCAACGAAAAAGATGCTATTCAAGCAACGGAAGGAAAGCAACTGCCCTATGTGCCAAAGTATAAGTATGGTTTTTCAGCATTTATTGATTTTGATTGGCTTCGCCTAAAGTATACTCAAGGCTACACCGGTAGGCGCTATGACGTTGCCGACCACTCTAGCCAGATAAATCCATTTTCGATTGCTTCCCTTTCGGTAGAGACAAACTATAAACTAAACAGTTATGAAATACGTGGATTTGCACGCATTGATAACTTGTGGAACGAGGAGTATGTGGTAATGCAGAACTATGGAATGCCAATGCGTACCTATCAGTTGGGAATTGTCCTCTCTTTTGGAAAATAA
- a CDS encoding DUF5074 domain-containing protein has protein sequence MKIRNIFSIALVGASLLFSACEKDESSGPKLPFDLTQGMIITNEGNFGSANASISIYHAAGDSITSDVFFKANNRVLGDALQSMTFTTNNAYFVLNGSSKIEVVEKSSCKEVATIENLGGPRYMVTYGTKGYVSTWDNNEVVVIDLNSNAVTKKISVGSGPEGLVVVGSKLFVANSGGWGSAKTVSVIDLKTDAVVETINVADSPRGFVVDKNNDVWVLCVGAVDWLNSANTTTSALCKINPTTYNVTTINISTTYHPTQLRTNNAGDQLYYGAGYGVQGIFKMSINGTIPTAPFIDVEVYGFAIDPASGVVYGMQAPSFTAAGKMLRYDLAGKLVKEYTVGIGPNNGYFVR, from the coding sequence ATGAAAATTAGAAACATTTTTTCGATTGCGCTGGTTGGTGCATCGCTACTCTTTTCTGCATGTGAAAAGGATGAGTCGTCGGGTCCCAAGTTGCCTTTCGACTTAACCCAAGGAATGATAATAACTAACGAGGGAAACTTTGGTAGCGCAAATGCCTCCATCTCGATTTACCATGCCGCAGGCGATTCTATCACTTCGGATGTTTTCTTCAAGGCAAATAATCGTGTGCTTGGTGATGCCCTTCAGAGTATGACATTCACTACTAACAATGCATACTTTGTTCTTAACGGTTCCAGCAAAATTGAGGTTGTAGAGAAATCATCATGTAAGGAAGTCGCTACCATTGAAAATTTAGGTGGTCCACGTTATATGGTTACCTACGGCACTAAAGGATATGTTTCGACATGGGACAATAATGAGGTTGTAGTTATCGATCTTAATTCAAATGCTGTTACCAAAAAGATAAGCGTTGGCTCAGGTCCTGAAGGACTTGTTGTTGTGGGATCAAAACTGTTTGTTGCCAACAGTGGTGGTTGGGGAAGTGCAAAAACCGTTTCGGTGATTGACCTCAAAACCGATGCTGTTGTTGAAACGATTAATGTTGCCGATTCTCCACGCGGATTCGTTGTTGATAAAAACAATGATGTATGGGTGCTTTGTGTTGGTGCTGTAGATTGGTTGAATAGTGCAAATACTACCACATCGGCATTGTGCAAGATAAACCCAACAACATACAACGTAACTACAATCAATATCAGCACAACTTATCACCCAACCCAACTGCGCACAAATAATGCCGGCGACCAACTATACTACGGTGCTGGATACGGTGTTCAGGGTATCTTCAAAATGAGCATTAACGGCACAATACCTACGGCACCATTTATAGATGTTGAAGTGTATGGTTTTGCTATCGATCCTGCATCGGGAGTTGTTTATGGTATGCAGGCACCATCCTTTACTGCGGCTGGAAAAATGCTTCGCTACGATTTGGCTGGTAAACTTGTAAAGGAATACACTGTGGGAATTGGCCCTAACAACGGTTACTTCGTACGGTAG